One window from the genome of Zerene cesonia ecotype Mississippi chromosome 1, Zerene_cesonia_1.1, whole genome shotgun sequence encodes:
- the LOC119831837 gene encoding actin-related protein 2/3 complex subunit 5-B-like yields MAKNTSSSAFRKIDIDQYNEDNFREDEADPSIPAGPDEGEVCALLNQAKYVDALKHVLNHAPIGTSNQQIKDNALALTLKVLLAIKSAQIEEVVGSLSLDDIDILMKYIYRGFEYPSEGSSGHLLLWHEKAFNIGGSGSIVRVLSDRMKV; encoded by the exons atggctAAAAATACGTCTAGTTCGGCTTTCCGTAAAATCGATATTGATCAGTACAATGAAGATAACTTTCGCGAAGATGAAGCTGACCCCTCAATACCCGCTGGGCCTGATGAAGGAGAAGTTTGCGCACTACTTAATCA agcTAAATATGTTGATGCACTCAAGCATGTGCTAAATCATGCTCCAATTGGAACATCAAATCAACAAATTAAA GACAATGCATTGGCATTGACATTAAAGGTTCTGCTAGCAATTAAGTCTGCCCAAATAGAAGAAGTTGTTGGAAGTCTTTCCTTGGATGACATTGAcatattgatgaaatatatttatagggGATTTGAATACCCTTCTGAAGGATCAAGTGGACATCTACTTTTATGGCATGAAAAAGCGTTTAACATTGGGGGTTCTGGATCCATTGTGCGAGTGCTGTCAGATAGAATgaaagtgtaa